Proteins found in one Drosophila busckii strain San Diego stock center, stock number 13000-0081.31 chromosome 2R, ASM1175060v1, whole genome shotgun sequence genomic segment:
- the LOC108596496 gene encoding uncharacterized protein LOC108596496, with amino-acid sequence MPCETQLRRTCRPQPSLAARLNCKPCNRAAFFVLGVGIGMLMVRGKSSGGQDAKKDKGKDKGKGKEKDKSKDKKKE; translated from the coding sequence ATGCCGTGTGAGACGCAGTTGCGCAGAACATGCAGACCGCAGCCATCGCTGGCGGCTCGTCTGAACTGTAAGCCGTGTAATCGGGCTGCGTTCTTTGTCCTTGGTGTGGGCATTGGCATGTTAATGGTGCGTGGCAAGTCGAGCGGCGGTCAAGATGCTAAGAAGGACAAGGGCAAGGACAAGGGCAAGGGCAAGGAGAAGGACAAGAGCAAGGATAAGAAGAAGGAATAA
- the LOC117134708 gene encoding protein PXR1: MSDCDENGKSKTSPQGCPKPKSCRPPPAQPTCLPQPTLWSKLNCVPCNRLFFFFLGAGLALWYDQHQQEAKKAEKEKAKQNQKSPKELEKERKEKEKQQKEKEKQQKEKEKQQKEREAKEKKEAEKKAKEEEKKAKAQK; the protein is encoded by the coding sequence ATGAGTGACTGTGATGAGAATGGTAAATCGAAAACTTCGCCGCAGGGTTGCCCCAAGCCCAAGTCCTGCAGGCCACCACCAGCACAGCCCACATGTCTGCCACAGCCCACTCTCTGGTCGAAGCTCAATTGTGTGCCATGCAATCgcttgttcttcttctttctgGGTGCAGGCTTAGCGCTGTGGTATGATCAGCATCAGCAGGAGGCAAAGAAAGCCGAAAAGGAGAAAGCcaagcaaaaccaaaagtCGCCCAAGGAGCTAGAGAAGGAGCGCAAGGagaaagaaaagcagcagaaagaaaaagaaaagcagcagaaagagaaagaaaagcagcagaaagAGCGCGAGGCTAAGGAGAAAAAGGAAGCAGAAAAGAAAGCCAAAGAGGAGGAAAAGAAAGCTAAGGCGCAAAAGTAG
- the LOC108596497 gene encoding uncharacterized protein LOC108596497: protein MVSMWCERLSATFAGMIVGLWYAKTFPKEEAPKADDKNKKKK, encoded by the coding sequence ATGGTAAGCATGTGGTGTGAGCGCCTCTCGGCGACATTTGCGGGCATGATTGTGGGCCTTTGGTATGCCAAGACGTTTCCGAAGGAGGAAGCCCCAAAGGCAGACGATaagaacaagaagaagaagtaa